The following DNA comes from Tachypleus tridentatus isolate NWPU-2018 chromosome 9, ASM421037v1, whole genome shotgun sequence.
aaatagacTATATGGTTTATGCTGTCTGTGGGCATCAAAACTccatttttagcgtcataaattCTTTGACTTGCTGCTGATCCATTTACGAAACATTTCAGTACTGAGTATTTACGTTGCAACATTTCTTTAGGGgaggttttatgtttattttgagcCATTTATTTAAGATAATTACTAAAACTGTATTCATTAAGCCTTTCGAATTTTCTACAAAACAATCACAATTTTCGTCCAGTGTTAATGTTTGTAATCAAACTGTTGAAGTAGCTATGGAATCTAAACTAGGGTCTTGATTTTTCTATCTGTGGTCTTTAAGATATTAAGAAATTAAGTCTCTTGATCACTAtccataaaaacattaaaaatttattgtatGAAGCTTTTCCAGTGTTTGAAACTGTAAACAATATCAGAAAATCAAACTGATACTTGATTGCgtttgaaaagtttaatattaaatatcttgaTAGCTTCATAGTCGCGTGTTTTCGGAAACCATGCTTTACAGGAATTTACCTTTATTTcagtaatttcaaataatttaaaaaataaaaagtatcattattatatattgaACATGTATGATcgtaaataagttttaatttttcatttcaacatTTAAAAGGAGAAATGTATTCTCTCTTTCTTCTGATCAAATACCACAAGTTAATTCAAGAAAGTCTATATTTGTAGAGTGAAAATGTATAATGTACCAAGGAAAATACTTGGTCGTGTTATTACTTTTTATGATGGTTCGTAGTTTAAAACTGCGAAGTAACTTTTAGATTCTGTTACAGCTAGcttttttataagttataaaatattagtgCGCACTAGCCCAACCATATGGGTTTTGAGCAGTATCGCTTAACATAAGGACTTAATATCTACACTAAAgagtttatttactgttttgatACGTTCCCGTTGTAAGCAAAACTACACCATTGCTATAGATTCGCAGTCTGTAAGAAACAACGAGtgaaaccaaattaaaaaaatatttaaaatgcccgtgcaagaaataaaatgtgttatgaGTCTATTTAAAGGTACTTCTAATACTCTGTCCATCCTCTGACAAAAGAGAACATTACAGTACTGTGTTCATCCTCTGGTAAAAGAGAATATTACAGTACTGTGTTCATTTTCTGGTAAAAGAGAACATTACAGTACTATGTTCATCCTTTACGAAAAAGTTTTTACAATACCATATTCATcttctgataaaaaatataatattgtttttcctttaatgaaaacaaaacaaaccttttctttTTAAAGACACTCGTCCAGGTCATTTTTTTGAAAACAGAACTTAATGACAACCTGGTAACAACTATATCTCAGTAAAAAATCCTTTTTATACAGAACATAGTGACAACAAGTGCATCTCAGCAACTAGATAGTAATCTCAACATGTATCCGAAacgtttagaataaaataaaattctgaactCATTAAAATTTAAGTGGAAAAACAAAACGATGCCTTACCCATCACAGAtaacgaaacccagtttctagcgttattcGTCCATTTCCGTTGCAACACTAGGGGgctagatttatttgtttgtgtataacaaaaaataaagctacacattgggctagcTGTGTCGTGGTCATGATGGGTATCGAAATTGGATTTTAGAGACATAACGCTGTGACACTTGTACatcaattaattgaaattatgtcATCTCTGTACGTACTTTGTAGCCCCTTCCAGTAGCATAGCGagatgtttgcggacttacaatgcaagAATTCGGGTTTctatatccgtggtgggcagagcacagatagcccactgtataacACTTTGCTTAATTAGAAGCAACAACAGCTGTACCTTGTAATCGTTATCTTGACACATCAAACATGTTATTGAAAGCACAACTTATAACACGATATTCAAAATTTGGGATTATGGTAATACAGTTctacattttctaacattttttatctcttattttattaattattttattataattattaatttatttcagttgcattattttaaataaaaggtcatttgtttcagaaaaacaaaccagttttaactGATGATGATGCAACCAGAAAATGTACTTGAAACCTTTCAAATAATGTATATTGTACAGGAACGTTAAGTAGTGGAACGTAAACAGTTTCAAGTACAAGGATCAATTACAAACTAAATAGACTCAATGAATATAAGAAAGCAAAGTGCGATAATAGTACGATCTTTAACAACCACTAAACTAGGAATGATGTTGGTTCTAACCCCACTATGTCACTTTTTGCTAGTTGTCAATAAAGGGAACTGAAAgaaagattaaaaaagaaaaggtaTTAAATAATTCTGGCTAAAAGTATGAATTCTTAACACAGAGAATTACATTAACAGACTAGAACtgcaaaatgaaaaatttattaagTTGCTTGAAATCTATAATCTTTACCCTTTTGCATTCGTGTAAAATATGCTATTTGAAAAAAGTGAAATCCATTTCGGTGTAATTTTATTATAGACAAATTACTgattttaagtaatataaatatgaaactacAATGAACATTACGCTGGATTTTAAAAGCAAAACATCATTAGAATATATTCAAAAACTTCACTAATTATTGGAATGATAACGATACAGGTAGTCCTTCAGATGGTATATAAGTCTTAAGACAGCATTATAGAATTTTCATAAGAGTAATTACAGATTTCCAGAAGACATATTAGAATAAACATTACATTCCAGGTATTTTTgagaattaataaatattttcggcccggcatggccaggtcattagggcgtttgacttgcagtcactggttcgaattctcgtcccacaaaacatgctcgtcctttcagccgtgggagcattatatgAATCGAGCAATTccacatttcgttggtaaaagagtagcccaagatttgacggttggtggtgatgactaactgcttttcctctggtctttcactgctgaattaggaacggctagcaaagatagccttccaaaagctttgcgtgaaattgaaatcaaaccaaataaatattttaaaaagtttagatTAGAAATACCTGCTCTAGACAATCTGTAGGactaaatacagttttatatggtAAGAGAGTAAGCTTAAAGATACTATCTAAATGATTATAGAAGAGCAAATATAACATAGAGAACAAATAGTATCTACAATGATTGTCCGAAGATTAACAGGATTACAAAAGATAATATACTAGGATTTATAAAAATAGAGCAATACTACATAGAACATATATAATGCAGAGAGTTCAGCAcgatatattaaaatgattttaagaaAGGAACTAACCAAGTGTTGTGGAGGCTCTTGCTGATATAAAATTCTGGTGGAGCAGCATGAATCCGAagtacattttgacatttttttcgtTAGAGGGTGCGATGTCATCACAAGTTCATTGCTTTTGTAGAAGTCGTTTCCAACGCCAAATgttcatacactcagatcataaagatgtgttctgATTGAGAATTTAGAGTTTCAAGCTAGGGTTAAATCTTACATTTTatggaattaaaaatatatatcattatggaTAAGCTTGGAGGATCAGGATCAAGTCATAGCAATCCATGGAAAATAAAGTGCGTTATCTTGTAACGAGTAAAGAACTACGGAGAAAAAGATCAGTAACAATAGCCAACAACGTTCTCTGGTAACATaacgcaacataatcaagaaggctCTCCTTTTGGAAAAGAGTAGCGTGTCAGATCTACACAAGCTGCTACCATGACATATCTGTTCAATCTCAAGTACCTGTATAATGAAACAGctattcatataattttatacGAAGACATACCAGTCAAGTCGTTGAAACAAGCGCTGGATTATGAAAGGCATGCAGAGAGGCTTGGCGTGCTTTGGGCATAACGGCGTTAGAGGAAACCCTTTGCAGTAAAAAGTAAGCTGCAGAGCCGTTGTCAAGGCTTACTACTCTCAGTTAGATTATAGCTGTATGTGACAACAGGAATTCTAACGAGTCATGAAGTTTCAAAATCATTCTGATATAACATACTCCGCATCAATATAAAATATccgtatttattataatattctagAAGATTTAGgggaataaaacattttatttggctGATATATAATAGTAAAGACAATATTCCAGGGGCTTTTCGGtgattaaagtattattttaaggaatataaaaccttaaaaaatcaGTATTCTAGGATTTATGGTACTAAAACACGGTTATTTAATATTGGAGATAATTATCCATGGAATTAATCGGACTTAATTTAGTATTTCATGTCATTTATGGGTAACAACAGGATTTCACAGAACACAGATATAAAActctaaaaacaataatttaggcTTTTATTATGCTTGATGTGTCTGAAAACCTATTTTAggaatgtgtaaagtttaattaaatattctagGGATTTATATAACTAAATGAAAATTTTAGGATATGTATACTGaaatacaaaaattgatattgttgttttattattaagaacaaagctacatgaagggtTATCTGTTTTCttccaccacgaatatcgaactTCCGTTCCTACTAGCAGtataaattcgcagacatacaactgtgctATTGCGGGGTTTTttctctgccaaccacgggttgTAGAACTGAAAACATACCTCTGTGTTACTGGGGGCAAAACACTTTAAAGAATATTTACGTATCTTATAGGCAATATTTCATGATATATACAATATTAAGAATGGTATTTAAGAGTTATTTTGCCTTTGAAGATATTCTACAGAAAATGTTAAGATGTTTAAAACTCTCTTTAAAGCAATATTTAGTTACTAAAATTGCCCTTAATTACAACTATTTTCACCTTACCTAATATTAAAAGtttcagaataatatatttataagaatTATATTGTGTGCAATTGAGATAACAACCTCTTTATcttaaacacaatatttttaacgACTTGTTTACGCCTGAAACGTTGTTATTGTTATGATGAAGAGGTTTTTCTCACAACaaccaaaactaaattaaaacatacTAATTATATATCACAATGAAATAATTGTGTAAACTATTAGCTAGTTTAcacaactaaataataaaaaggaacataaaagaaaacaattcatCGTTCAACTTGAGAACACGTGCACACCTTTTATGGCTAATAATATCCATAAATACGTTCAAATATTCGTCTTAACATACTCGTTGTACTCGATACAATTCAACAGAAACGACTCTATAATCAGGACCCTTGTATTTGGTAATTCCACTTTGACCAAGTAAATTTGTAACAATCCATAGTTTCTTGTGTCTATGTATCGTTCTTTAATGCCTCCAAGTGATTCAGAGATAAGTCTGTTGgcttatgataataaaaatcgaaattcgatacctgtggttggcacagcacaaataaACCATTGTATGGTTTTTCACTTCAGaataaccaaccaaccaactaactaTTCTTTAAACAAATTACCATTCAGAAATTGACTTAATAAAATCAATAAGACAGAGAGCAAAGTTTTAGcaatcaaagaaaacaaaataaccataattatttttttcataacacaTACAGAAGTCTTCCTCAAATTTAGAGTTTTCACAGTGTGTGATACTCTTCTGATATCAGTCTGATAAAATCAATGAGCCAGAGTGTTTCTGTTTGCAGAGAGTCCCCTCTcagtaaattaaaagaaacaaaacagctatctatatattttattgcaCATACAATAATCTCGACATTGTTTGAAGTACACACAATATAGAACTATTAACAAACATAATTACATAAACCTTAGCAGCAGTCGCAGAAAAGTCCATATTTCAAAAGCATATATACAACGCTACTGTCGTTCAAATAATGCTATTATTCTGTTAGCTTCAGGTATATTTTATCTTTCCTTTTTTCGTTATTTTCccattattttttttcatattaatttatgttgctagtattgtttataaataatcagcatttgttttatattatttatctccAATTTTGCAGATAAattggataataataataatattattattaatataatataatatattattatattaatataatatattatataattatatataattatgtaatatattataataattatattataataatataattattatgtttataataattaacctGGGCTGTATCTGGAATTCTCATACAGCAAAAGAAATGTGTaagtttttttcttgattttcgaATTTTTGTACGGTCGTCGTGAAGTTATTTGGCCAAtctttaaagttttcatttgttttgcatTATTTAGGAAATTAATCTCACTTGAAAAATTtatcatttgtaaaataaatgattttgtaaCTTAAATTGGGAAAGCGACAGGTAAGTAGTTCTTTTGAgtagattaaaatattgttcttaaaTAATTCTGTAAATCAGTTTAATGAACACAAACAGTGAGAAGTGATTATTTCTTGTGGGCAATctagtatttaaatgaaatttagtAGCGTTTAGTATGACCACTTAGAGATTAAAAGCAAGATAAAAAATGAAGGAAATGGAAAATAAACTTATGAGTATACGGAACAATCATACTTCTTACCTGTGGCAGCGGTcatagtattttattataaaaactgtgtttcaattttatttggaTATTTTGTATGTTTAGAAAGAGTGTTTTTCACATTATATTCTAACGACAGAAAAGGAATGTTTGTATATCCATCAATACAATCTGTTGATCAGGGACAATTATCCCCTTTTAATATTATtgacagaaaaaaacacaagataAGTTACTGCCTGATCTcgtttttagaatacatttttctctaAAACCTATATATACGTTAACATGCTAAACAGATGGTAAAATATGGAGTGAGAAAGAATGGCGGACTTCTCTGATCAATCAGAACATGATTATGAGAGTCTTTAATCAGAAATAAAGTACGATCTACTTCTCTAcgttttcttgtgtttttctcATATCTGGCAAAGCAAGGTCACGATTTTCAGTCTTCCCCAGTCATCTGTTAGGGAAGAAAGAAGGataaaaaatactattattactttttactcCTGTCAAACAAAGCCACGAGGCgttgttaatatataaacaaataaagatggGTTGTGAGAAGAGAAATCTACCTATTCTATGTACAGCCTCTAATTTCAAGATCTCCATGGAATTATCGCCAGCTACCATAACAAAATGGAAAGATGTTTGTTACGGTACACAGGAGGTTAGTTGCTAGGTCAAGTAATCTACGTAAGCACTCATTTTGGTCACAAGGGAAATTTCTTTTCCAAGATGAGTAATTTTATCCCTTTCTGAAAGTCAGGTAGTTAAACGAATCAACCGCAAAGTAAGAAAATCTCAGATCAAGGTGCTTGTCTCACGATTTAATAGTTGTATGCCATTAAATACCACGTCTAATGAAACCAGTAGGAGCAGTTCGTTTCTCAATACCGTGAAATACCAACTACCTAACCGTTGAGCCTTGACGTATCATAATTATATGAATTCTAATTTTATCTGTACATTTTATACAGTCTCGAAATATTCATAAATTCAACTGAACAACTCATGATATTTTGGAATATCCAATTTCCACTAGTTTATTCTTTTTGTTGTCTACCACACATCAAGCATAACATGTCCTAGCCTTGGAAACTGTTGTAGGCTCGTTTCTCGATGAAACAACCAAAGAAAGTCTCATGACAGTAACATATAAAACACGAAACCGGACGGTCGAAAGTGGCGGACAGAAAGTTAAAAGACAGGCTTATTGCAAGAAAGTACAGCGTGTCCCAAAataaatataccaaaaataaagttaaataacctCTCTTTATTATTTGAGAttataacaaaattcaaaacaacatatcTTTTGAAGACTTGCAAGTTTTATTAAcgttaattatttataacttacATTATTTATGATTATGATTTATGAATGAGTTTTATTTCAGATATCAAAACTGACCCCGTTTTtgagtaaaataacattttctaaagGGTTCCCCCAATTTAACTCCTTTGAACTTTTATCTTTGGGgctttctgaaaacaaaaaatctacCATAAGAAACCAAGGGATCGCAAAAACTGAAACTTCGTATCCGAGATAGTGTGTAATCCATTCCTAGTGCTGTGTTTTCAGAATTTCAGgcttggcatggctaggtggtttagTCACTCAACGAAtgtgaatcctcgtcacatcaaacatgctcgccccttcaactGTGAAAGCCTTATGATGTGAAGGtcagtctcattattcgttggcaaaagaatagatGAAgggttggctgtgagtggtgatgactagctgccttccctctagtcttacactactaaattagggacggctagcgcagacagccctcgtgtagctttgagcgaaatccaaaatataaacaaacaaacagaatttgaAGGCACTATTAGATTGATCATAGCTAATGACAAAACACATATAAAAGCTTgtaaactaaatgaaataaaacttacaagccttatgaaaatattttgtttttaaagtgtcTTGTtgtctgaaataataaaaatgttattcgaCTTTCATTTTGAAAGATGCATTGTGGGACACCGTGTATATAGCGTGCTAACATATATGAAgattaaaaactttgataaaataaaattgcatTGGAACAATACCTAACGCTTAaaagttgaaatataataaatattacacttcatattaatatatttgtaaatgtacaaaactaaaacatattcATCAAAACATGTAAGtgaaattacactgcacaacaacgtttttgcttcttgaacactgttgtgtgctccttatagatttttggctgctgatcacgaaaatcacatccaaatttgcccatcacgtaccatttcatcgaaatcgtgatttcaccaggacattgctacaatggaaaaacgatattagggcgactggaatccgtcaatgcttgctgactactgttggacactgcaacgtgatgcactttatattaaatacaaacgaaaatcgggaacaaaacacttttaactatgttgaacttaacagcgtattagaaacataaacgcaattaaacaCGTTactgccggtaaacagttaactgtctagttctcagagttcctacgtgatgaagcaaaccAAAACTGTTTTTGTGCATccccaccaggtacctgttacaatcagcaaaaacttttcaggaagcaaaactttacaaaaattgttgtgcagtgttattcgAGAATAATATAAAACTCGGAAATTGCTTTTTTtctatgctatatatatataaacaaatacatgcatacatatatatacagagagagagacaTAAATAGATAAATAGATTTGAGTTTCAAGCAATCGAATTGTACCTGGGTTAAATGTGAAAAactgaaacttatttttttccACGTCATAACTCTATTGAATAGTAGAgaggaaatataaaaatgttttgttatgtatAGATAAGACCTATAAATGTTTGGAAATAATCCTACCATGAAGTAATCAAAACATCTGGATTCCAGCAGACTTGCGTACAACTGTATATTCtagtagattttaatttttttcattttacctaTACTATCTACCTCTTTCTCTCTCTATAAAAATATCCTTAAAACCTATAAAAAAactcttttattattgttaatttgaaCCAAGTGAATAAAAACTCatctatataaaagtataaatactgATTTCATGTATTCAAGGATACTCTTCAGTTTCTAAAATAAGGCTATCTGTAATAAGACCTACATAACagcattgaatattttaaagctaCTTTCATATTGTTTCATTTCTATTTATCACTTTTCTGAAGAATCTATATTTGattcattgtgtgtatatatatatatatatatatatatacagtaaaacaacaactgtgATATGTACAATAAAACAACATTGAGATGATCATTAAAAAACCAATAACTTGAAGGTGTTTCTCCTCGTGTATGTGCAATATACACGCATGAagacatatgtttgtttgtttttgaatttcgcgcaaagctacacgagggttatctgcgctattcgtctctaacttagcagtgtaagattagagggaaggcaactagtcattaccactcaccgccgactcttgggctcttttaccaacgaatagtgggattgaccgacatattataatgcccccacggctgaaagggagagcatgtttggtgcgacgcggattcgaacctgcgacccttagattacgagtcgaaccccttaacacaCCTGGTCATGCCCTAGGacatatgaatacatatatttatgtaatttccTGTTAATCTTTTGTTTTGAGCCTTGTATGCTTGTGTAGTTTGGGTTTTAGAATCTTACAACTCACAAGAGCTCTTACCTTATCTCACTTCAGCACTATAACAAGAGTCTGACTAAATTtgaatttagttaaaaataatttttgttccaGCTGTAAAGATTATTATGCTTATAGTATACTTGTACCAATGTTAAACAGTTATTAGCTTCAAATTACCTAAATATATACAATTcctaatttatttattgtgtgtatatgtttcttaaagcaaagccacatcattctatctgctgtatccaccaagggatatcgaacccctgattttagcgtttgaAATACGTAGACCTATCGCTGTCTCAAAGGTGGATTTATTTATCGTATGATAAAAATCAACGTATTAAGAActtaataaatagtttgtaaattattgcgaaaaaaattaatattttataaaaatatgattgTTGATTTATGTGAAGATACTTTTGAGGTTTAACAAATTATGGTAACtgaaatgaatgaattaatttagaaaaaataacattatattaatgaaCACAGTGTGTTTGGTTTAATAGCTGATTTTAATTTTACGATTTTAATACTTACCTGGTTATCATAGCTTCTTGATTTTTTCTCATTTATTCATAATCATTATTCCATATAAGCTCAGATGACCTGTTGAGTGGTGGAGAATATATTTACACAGAACTAGAAGCTTAGCGATAACATCAAATTTACAAtgcaatattttcataaaacaacaaatggAACGGTTTTATTACGAAAAGACCTACGTATTATTGATTTCTACACCAGTCTACCAGCGTAAGGGTCTCTCCCGATTTTCACCACCCACTCTCGTTCTTGCAATATTCCTCCTCGTAACTGATTATCTATTCGATATCTGCTTTCGTGCCGAGAATCTGGTATCACAGTACTACATTTGATTTTCAAATCGTTAATAATTCTATGTCGGAACCACAGCACAGTTAAAAGCAAAGCAACCAGTAGAACACCAACTGCTCCAAAAGTCCAGATAAGAATCTTTTGAGTTTGGTACTCATGACAACGAAGGTCATCCGTCGACAATCCTTTTAGCATGAGATCACGAAGTATAGGTGGATTTTTACAACGAATACGGGTAAAATCAAAATCAAAGGATTCCGAATAGTTGCGCGTCTGTAGGTGGTGTAGCAGCCACGAAAGACTACAATTACAGATTAAAGGATTGTCTCGAAGATCAAAGTGATCTAAGTCACTCCAGGGCAGAATATCTTCGTTCAATGTTTGGAAGTTATTTCCTCGGAGACTTACGGCACGTAGGAAAGTTAAAGAAGAAAACGCGTTTCTGTCAATATAACTGAGTTTTTTGTtgtgattaaaaataacattttgcaaTCTAATATTAGGTAAAAAAGCTTCTTTTTCAATTCTTTCAAGAAAGGGGGCGCTGTTTATGATGATGGTTTGAATATTGCTTAAGTTGTTGAAGCTTTTTGAAACGATTGCTTTCATGTAATTTTGTCCCAAATTAAGCTCTAACAGTTTTCTGAGATAGGGAAACGCCTCAGTCGGAATAGAATCCAGTAAGTTATCTTGAAGAATAAGATATAACAGGTTCTTCAGTCCTTTAAAAGCACTTTTGTGAATTTTACGTATTCCACAGCTACCTAAGCTTAACTTTTCCAAGTTTACAAGATTAACAAAGCTTTCATTGGGCAAAATCGGAAAATTATTCAAGTCTAAGTCTATACTGAGTACATGAGAAATGGTTCCAAATGAAGACGAAGGGACATGGCCAAGTTTATTGTCCTTGAGCAGTAGAGTTTTCAGGTTCCATAAACCAACAAAAGCATTTTTTGAGATTGTATCAATACTGTTTTCAGACAAATCTAAGGCTTCCAAGCTCATCAGCTCAGTGAAAATACTGTCAGGGAGTTCACGAATGAAATTTCCAGTGAGCTTCAAAATTTGAAGTTCTCTAAGCCCATTAAATGTTGAATTATACAGAGAAGAGATCATGTTATGCCCAAGTAGTAGCACATGAAGCTTTTCCTGAAGCCTGAAGTTATTACAACCCAGAGCTACCAACTGGTTACCTGTCATATCTAGATATTCCAAGCCATGATAGACGCCAAATGCTGACATTATTCCTTTAATGTTGTTTCTGGCGAGATGAAGTTCTCGTAGATCAGGGTTGAGAGTTATGGGAACAACGTCTAAGCTAGCTCCATTACACGTTACCACCAGCTTTTCTTCGTTACAATGGCATCGAATGGGACAAAGGCAGAAAACAACGTTCTTTAAGCTGATCGTCAGGACCAGACAGATCCCAATAACATCTTGGTTCTTCATTATCTGATCAGGTTGACTAAATCTGGAGAAATAAAGGATAAAAATCAAGTAAACGTGAGTAAGATATTTTAATGACCTTTTTATCAGTATGATTCAATGTcaactgagttttttttttgtttaacagttACAAAGAGAcagttacaaaatttaatttgagGGTTTCTTTAATTTGACATTTTGTAAATGATATTACAGTTTCAGGTCGTTTttctttaatgatttatttttatgatatgagtaaccaaaatattaattttgcagCTTTCTTTGTGAACGTTGAACTAGATTGTAACCATTTTCCTGAAAGGTTTGGTGTATATgaatcaaatatttttcttataaaagaaaGTAACAGGTTAAAAACAGGTAACAGGTTAGATATTTAACACCACAATTGACAAAATTCTCATCTTATACTTCCCGCTTTTTATTATCCAGATTGTGAATTCTGTGGTTTATGGTTCGCCATTgacaatcaaaatatattattacaatgaaGGACTAGTCCGGTTAGTTCTGTTCACTAGTTATGTTTCTTGTAGAAACAGCTCAAAATAAGAACGAGAAAATAGTCCATTAGCAGCTTTGCGAGAATATTCTAAAACTAGAAATTTTTTAAGTACAAGTCTATTCCTGGCGACGC
Coding sequences within:
- the LOC143225695 gene encoding uncharacterized protein LOC143225695, whose translation is MKNQDVIGICLVLTISLKNVVFCLCPIRCHCNEEKLVVTCNGASLDVVPITLNPDLRELHLARNNIKGIMSAFGVYHGLEYLDMTGNQLVALGCNNFRLQEKLHVLLLGHNMISSLYNSTFNGLRELQILKLTGNFIRELPDSIFTELMSLEALDLSENSIDTISKNAFVGLWNLKTLLLKDNKLGHVPSSSFGTISHVLSIDLDLNNFPILPNESFVNLVNLEKLSLGSCGIRKIHKSAFKGLKNLLYLILQDNLLDSIPTEAFPYLRKLLELNLGQNYMKAIVSKSFNNLSNIQTIIINSAPFLERIEKEAFLPNIRLQNVIFNHNKKLSYIDRNAFSSLTFLRAVSLRGNNFQTLNEDILPWSDLDHFDLRDNPLICNCSLSWLLHHLQTRNYSESFDFDFTRIRCKNPPILRDLMLKGLSTDDLRCHEYQTQKILIWTFGAVGVLLVALLLTVLWFRHRIINDLKIKCSTVIPDSRHESRYRIDNQLRGGILQEREWVVKIGRDPYAGRLV